The Corythoichthys intestinalis isolate RoL2023-P3 chromosome 1, ASM3026506v1, whole genome shotgun sequence genome has a segment encoding these proteins:
- the calml4a gene encoding calmodulin-like protein 4a: MAKFFTPAQINEFKECFSLYDKKQKGSIEVNDLITVMRCLGTSPTIGEIERHLQVHKIEKSGSLDFSTFLTMMHRQMQQEDPKTEILEAFRMTDKQKKGYIQASELRAKLTMLGEKLTAKEVDELFQEASITSSGIVNYEDFTEMVTLPPVDY, from the exons ATG GCAAAATTCTTTACACCAGCTCAAATCAATG AATTCAAAGAGTGCTTCTCGTTGTATGACAAGAAACAAAAGGGAAGTATTGAAGTCAATGACCTGATCACAGTTATGCGCTGCCTTGGTACAAGCCCCACAATTGGAGAAATTGAAAGACATCTTCAAGTTCACAAAATTG AAAAGTCAGGGAGCTTAGACTTCTCTACATTCCTGACCATGATGCACCGGCAAATGCAACAGGAAGACCCAAAGACAGAAATTCTTGAAGCCTTCAGGATGACTGACAAACAGAAGAAAGGATACATTCAAGCCTCAGAGTTGAGAGCTAAGCTCACCATGTTGGGAGAGAAACTTACTGCCAAAGAAG TGGACGAGCTGTTCCAGGAAGCAAGCATCACCTCAAGTGGAATTGTGAACTATGAAGACTTCACTGAAATGGTGACTTTACCACCTGTTGATTACTAA